From one Bradyrhizobium sp. Ash2021 genomic stretch:
- a CDS encoding DUF2239 family protein — MMQTTRPQFTAFTGQQRLVTGPLAEVALAVMKASRKAASAPIVIFDDATGRPIDLDLRGTERDIVARLPQSDSNPQPADDQAALEPRGRGRPKLGVVAREVTLLPRHWEWLAAQPGGASVALRKLVDEARRASGDIDRARAARDAAYHFMSDMAGNLAGFEEASRALFADDRRRFTGLIAGWPGDIRDHIVKLAFSDRAEPP; from the coding sequence ATGATGCAGACAACCCGCCCCCAGTTCACCGCCTTCACGGGCCAGCAACGCCTGGTCACAGGTCCACTCGCCGAAGTAGCACTTGCGGTCATGAAGGCGTCCAGAAAGGCGGCTTCAGCGCCGATCGTGATCTTTGACGATGCAACCGGCCGGCCGATCGATCTGGACCTCCGCGGCACCGAACGCGATATCGTCGCGCGCCTGCCGCAATCCGATTCGAATCCGCAACCCGCCGACGATCAGGCGGCGCTGGAACCGCGCGGGCGCGGACGGCCCAAACTCGGCGTCGTCGCCCGCGAAGTGACGCTGTTGCCGCGGCATTGGGAATGGCTCGCCGCACAGCCCGGCGGGGCATCGGTGGCATTGCGGAAACTCGTCGACGAAGCAAGGCGCGCGAGCGGAGACATCGATCGCGCCCGCGCCGCACGAGATGCGGCCTATCATTTCATGTCTGACATGGCCGGCAATCTCGCTGGCTTCGAGGAAGCCTCGCGGGCGTTGTTTGCGGATGATCGGCGTCGGTTCACCGGGCTGATTGCCGGCTGGCCGGGCGATATCCGCGATCACATCGTCAAGCTCGCCTTCAGCGATCGCGCCGAACCGCCATAG
- a CDS encoding glutathione S-transferase, translating into MLTVHHLNNSRSQRVLWLLEELGVPYDIVRYQRQPDMRAPKELRDIHPLGKSPVITDNGNTIAESGAIAEYIIGTYGNGRLIPPPNTPERLRYTYWLHYAEGSAMPPLLLKLLFTLMPKRAPALLRPLVRKVSNQALTTLVNPQLKQHMAFWESELGKSEWFAGAEFSGADIQMSFPLEAAAARGGLEVGHPKAMAFVDRIQARPAYIRALEKGGPYTIGR; encoded by the coding sequence ATGCTGACCGTTCATCATCTCAACAATTCGCGCTCGCAGCGCGTGCTGTGGCTGCTCGAAGAGCTCGGCGTTCCCTACGACATCGTGCGCTATCAGCGTCAGCCCGATATGCGCGCGCCGAAAGAGCTGCGCGACATTCATCCGCTCGGGAAATCGCCCGTCATCACCGACAACGGCAACACCATCGCCGAATCCGGCGCGATCGCCGAATACATCATCGGCACCTATGGCAATGGCCGCCTGATCCCGCCGCCGAACACGCCGGAGCGGCTGCGCTACACCTATTGGCTGCATTATGCGGAAGGCTCAGCGATGCCGCCGCTGCTGTTGAAACTGCTGTTCACGCTGATGCCGAAGCGCGCGCCGGCGCTGCTGCGGCCGCTGGTGCGAAAAGTCTCCAACCAGGCGCTGACCACGCTGGTCAATCCGCAGCTGAAGCAGCACATGGCGTTCTGGGAAAGCGAACTCGGCAAGAGCGAATGGTTCGCCGGCGCCGAATTCTCCGGCGCCGACATCCAGATGAGCTTTCCGCTTGAAGCAGCCGCCGCGCGTGGCGGGCTGGAGGTCGGCCATCCCAAGGCGATGGCGTTCGTTGACCGCATCCAGGCCCGCCCGGCCTATATACGCGCGCTGGAAAAAGGCGGGCCGTACACGATCGGGCGGTGA